In the Struthio camelus isolate bStrCam1 chromosome 16, bStrCam1.hap1, whole genome shotgun sequence genome, ccagagcacagtgcagctcagggggtccctcggagggaagcgtgggcacaggttaaggcactgagcaaggctctgccctgaagcaaagctctttggccctctctccatgggcttttctctgcagtccctttgtcgcaggagccagctgtgcccccagccctgtgcaggggagcagtgcgcgcggagcatgatgtgagccgcagcctggcagtgctgcctttgctgggctgctgctttgggaggcaaggcctgcagggccctcgagagctttggctccgctgggatccatgcctgggcagagtcttggcttcagggctttggtggcgactgcctcccgtcagcccttctacctgtcccacccgccttgcccaggtgtggcacccctttggaggagtggatgagagccctgcctgctatgggaagatccccgtgccgatgctgggacagctggtgggctgtctcatcctttgctgtgcttacgaggatgcggagaccaagggtggggccttggatgctcttcattgcctcttcagattcgtcgtgcagcgaaaacgtaagagaagctgtgctgggctgtgtgcttctgcacgcggccacgctggcaaggccggggaaggcatcgcactgcctcggcccctctgctcagtgaggcaaaggagcaggaggcgcggctgatgtaggagcaggggagcgggctgttagtacctgtcctggataccactggcctggaaaacgctcagcagcccctgctcagaggctacggcttgtgtcgggcttcgcaccggaaagcccgtgaggcttttggtaccctttgaagcagttgcccttctctgccctggaataggccccgaccctccctgggaatcctgctccccatccattcgtggcatgccctttgtctctgccaggctggtttctctctgatgccatgagtctgccagctgcagctctgcatgactcctgctgaccgctgtgtctttctgctgctgttcaggccgggcaatgctgcaggatgatccagagtatgtggagccccagaaggagagggaagccgacaatgagctctgcctttcgtggacgagcaacatgagcgtgatcatgagggtgaggagcacttcccttgctgggactgttggccatggggtcctgaggagacgtggatgagcaaagggatgcctaacgagtggggctgagggggccttggggttgaggcagaggtggtggtggagaaggaagcagctctgagtggcacctagagtactggttgctgcctggtagcagccctgctctcactgctgtgtctcccgctgtccctgagcggggggactagccagaggcttggctccaagagtcccagcagcagctgcagcctgctggccaccggcaagctagggttgcctgcagagccagtgcactgtgagcctgctcccgagcatcctgccttgccctggtggccctctggccacatgccccatgctgctgctacccagcacagcgtgtgctcctggctctcctgggccacggtgccagcactgccccgcacctctctccagagccacatccactgcttagctaagcagcagtagtgcggcccgcagcgtgacatttcttctctcacgtcctttctgccccagctgtttgtgaaaaacctgcagccttccgaaaggacagatgtcattgtcacagccatcgagggcatgaggaactgcagcacctacaatacggaggtggcttcccacatgctgaccatgttcctgctggacgctttctctgtgctggaagatgtaaggagcctggggctggcgtgcgtggggctcgaccctctggggcgctgtttccccgccgagagccagtgttcgtgggcagcggagccccttggaaggcagcaaggagcggtgggagtggtggagagggaaggagaagtgagtgggagctggggtattggctgctctctgggagcagcctcaccgtccgccttgtgtcttccaggtgccacgcatcataaggtgcctctacaggaacgtgaagtatgtgagggagctgtcggcccgggtcaccctaaacaagaccctttgccagctggcctgcttggagcccagcgaggtgaccgtgagcctgctgtactgctcgccactgtgcaacaggtatggggcccgtcagcctggacgggctccagtggctccttggccatggggagaagggcccaaagagggccagaggcaagcagatggccagcacacggctgaggggcagggccctgtgtctcgcccaccgtttcccagccctggtgcctcaagcaggccttgaggagccagagctgagcaagtgtccctgccttgagccgcagagcgcagcggctctgcacgctccctgccgcgcaaggggcttcagcttggtcatgtgctgcctgcctgggcaggaccctcttggggctgccagggaggagggggtgggcaggggcagggctggcacacagctggggacctccagggctggcccaggctacggtgctgcggccaaggaagtgccactgacaaggcgctctgggcctgcagcactgccgtgagcatgtggaaggtgctgatggataagccgatgcttgcgccggacatgctgcgggagctgctgagcttgctggaggagcggccactgcgcaagcagtccagctccgacagggacaacaactgcatccttccgctggccgtgagttaggggacgaggcctcccgtgcccccaggctggtgcctgcctccctgggccccctccccctctccgctgcccgtgtgcccccaagcagggacctctcctgggcccatggctacaacatgcccagcgccaggcctccgactgtgccagcacacagggctgccaagtgctgcctggcctctctgcacaccaacagccaggctggccatgcccaggaaatctccatccgacgctgtccctgcatccgccgacctcgctcagcaggctggaaagccagggtcgggttgggggcaaggtgaggggcaggagtagggctcctgcaaaacctgggcaggcagcacggcctgggacagggagcctggccgagcgtgcacgctacacgaagcctgccgaggtgatggtcatgctgaggcaggaaggctcactgtgtacaaccaggagctgaggcccaagagcctgcgggcgctggccctggtcaggcagccaggctgaggcctccagctgcatttcccatgctccaaggctgtgctcgagcctcccacctggagggctgtggaagcatgccggggactgctcgggagtgagaggtgtgactgagtgttttctgcaggcaacgagggcactgtgtgagatcatccgggagcccgtctgcccagaggcggtgaaggcgtttttcccccagctcttcctggcgctgctcttgcagatggtcttcacagcagagttcagccaccaggaagcaaatatcttcttgagggaatgccaacgggatgagtcccgtcccaccagccacgtcaggtgctcgatcccgctcgccctgtctctgcactgcacctggaggcagggccgggctgccagtgtgacctgggctttgctctgcatgcaggtgcgccgtgcaggccatgaaaagtctgctgcgctgcgcccactatgagaccgtagccgtggctgttgagaggaagggcggctgggacctatttctgcatgcggacacctcgcagaagggagtggtggtgctggccaggtagagccctttccggcctgctctggcccagcacctcttccctggctgtggggtgtgcctccccatgtgcttcttggtgggggagggggaacgccacttctccaagaaagaggctgcagcctcagcccttgtggcaagggctcgcccagcagaagggccctgggagctgccatgctgcgcagcttggagagctgctgggggagcaggtggtgttaggagctgtgggagagggtcgtgcgcaggagaacctggggagggcccaggggcacaggaatccaaagcgggcaggagaggggatgtgtgggcaggccatgccgcctgggcaggaaggctgtttctccggtctcccaccaagaggaacgtaatgatgcctgacgctgactttctaatggcaaggtgtggtagggcaagagcagtgctccatgagcaaatgccgctggctgcaggagctgcgtgccaagcagagcgatgccagaggaggtttgcctgctcggctgaggcccaacactgccttcttgcctctgacagagcaatgaggggggctgccagtcacctgcgtcgctggatcttccgccagctggcaaggctgctgaggagggaggaccagtttcatcagctgcccgtcatggctttctttgtcgaggtgggcctcatggcaagcagtgcctctctggaggggcctctaaatgctgtgctcgcttgtgcacatgcgtgtggggtgatgctggtgaatggagctggggcaatgcatacgctcctgttagtagccccggccttggctcgtttctgctgggcgaccactcgtaagcacttgtatttcgtgcctgctttgtggcagctgtctgtgttcaattgctcctccaagggatgagaacaagaggctgtggagggttcaggggacgggaggaggaggcgagcagtgtgtgcagtgtgccgtgaggcgcggggctgtgagcagggcccaggggtgtctgcacaatgcctgctgtgtttgggctgagctttgtgagggcctggtgcccttgccctggatggtgggtgggatggagagctgcacgctgcgggcagtgctgccggctgtgccagtctttcagtgctgtgtccatttcagctgctggaatgccctgaccttgccgacatggatgaggaggtcctgccactcgtccagggttatgcgcagagtgagagcctggagatgcgcagactggcgttcagaggcctcgtggccctgttgaatagacccaagatggtgaggaggggggcaggcgggtgaagccatgctggcagcctggggcttgacaggagacactgggtcagagagtggcttggacttggctggcaatccggaggtgtggtagctgctcccaagtctccgctgccccattcatctgccccgagtgtcatgccaggcccttggccgtgctgcacaaggagaaaggcaccagtgcccagcgggaagatctgggagagggacaatgagctggagcacagggccgggctaaggcagccagctgctcctgggccttgaggcagcagctttgctccctacagaggccagtgcatgctgagggcccccttggagatctgtgccctgcactgcagcctctgtgcccaaggcctgcgtgtgtgcagagccctggccctggccactgagccctgatgggaaaagagcaggcagagcacttttgggcgggcggtgggggggtgtctggccttgcttcccacaaagaaagttgtgtgtttcccacagaaaaggagaatgcagagcctgctcccagacagcatggagtggctgcaggatgcttgcagggaagtgcgtgtgggaagcctgatgctgctgagaaacatcctcagctacctggaacagaagggctccaacccgattgttctgcagctggccgagaagcttctgcctcgctttgatgacgtaaggctgatgggagagccggggctctgctggtgtgtccgggggtccgtatgcgtggtctgggtgctgtgtgcccctctgcatgcgtgcctgttggcacgtccccacacaggccctgctgtatgtcaggaaaccttttgccctgtggttctcagcccatgccctgtgctggccttggtgtccggggctgtgggagtagagcaaaccagccccctgtctgctctcggctgctgcgtctcgtgcttgactgtgtgcggcgcttgccgtggcctggggcagcgatgagcagagaggtaggagcaggctagagagcgagggagaggccgtgccgcggggctgtccctttctgtcctcttgttgtgtgcgggggccctgatggaggcctcgggaaatccaagaagctccctccagagggagagggagacagagcccagggaggcttgtcgtgctgctgccgacaaccctcattgtccaggctgcctcagcagaggcttgtcctcagctccgacctctggccgggctgggggacagttgtgcccggagaggacgaggccttgccacggcaaacgctcttgtcaggccccgttcctggagtcgttgctgaggcctcccctcctctcctccctgcctgcaggaagacagcagagtgcgagagctctccatgctcctcttcaaagacctgctggagattgtggtggggaagaacaaacggaacctgaagcagcatgcacagaggagcctggtgccgctcttcctccacatgagtgacaaggtgcagagagtggcccaggtagggagcagtgttttggggaagcaatgctgacatgccgtgggtggaggtgagcagcaaggcaagggctgctgccaagtgtgccttggaacgcatggcagcatgaggtgcagcttcctgtgtgccgaaggacaaggcagagctgcctctgccttcagggagggccagacctagtggcacgctgcgtcgtgccatttggggctgggaaaggctgggagccttgccaagacgagggggacccagggtgtcctgccgtggctgcggtggcatctcctggtctctgttgctctgcaggcctctcaggaagccctggtgagcgctgcacagttcctcaagtgggaggagctcaagcagctggccagaagagcggagacatggaagatcggggagtgcgtggtaaggacgtggccaaagcccccggggccgtggcgggatgaggcctgccgccatggccagtgggcagggtgcacagctgtgcccctcacgcactgctgcagcccagagccctctactctaagtgcccgctggggtgctgaaggggcccctggcctggctgggccttggcagaagcatggcggggatctcagcacccgcaggccccgctctgccctctgctccctctgaacctggctaccagccagcttctagctgggaggcgtggacaggaagaaggggaggccggagctgggaggagggacaggcctggccttctggggaggcttggtgccaaccccctgtccttgtgctgtctgcagctgctgagggacaggagcagagcggagcaacacctgcgccagagcctgccttacctggagaacccggacgcatccttgcgggaggcagctgtgaggttcattggtgagccacaagcccagggccatgcctgcccacccagacgggcacacaggagggtcttcagtccctcccaccgtccctgggtcctgcaccgtggggacggggctggggccagccttgcccaaggggagcaggctgcatggccaagctggcaaggccagatgggagctgtgctgctgggggcttgctggggagtatgaggggtgagcggaggtgtttgcctagggctcatcgggcagcaagtgaaga is a window encoding:
- the LOC138061139 gene encoding maestro heat-like repeat-containing protein family member 7, producing MQSLLPDSMEWLQDACREVRVGSLMLLRNILSYLEQKGSNPIVLQLAEKLLPRFDDEDSRVRELSMLLFKDLLEIVVGKNKRNLKQHAQRSLVPLFLHMSDKVQRVAQASQEALVSAAQFLKWEELKQLARRAETWKIGECVLLRDRSRAEQHLRQSLPYLENPDASLREAAVRFIALQPLENDAEPLVRCLVSQTIMNLRVPRRTSRFHLGALCPWLPRAWARWHPPART